A region of Scleropages formosus chromosome 2, fSclFor1.1, whole genome shotgun sequence DNA encodes the following proteins:
- the LOC108936906 gene encoding probable G-protein coupled receptor, with protein sequence MEGMDPVLDPMANSSTQNYTGLWGHTTPKMHLVSLHGAQFHLKDLVGIFFMVSLNIVALLANTAVMVVIIKAPHLRKFAFVGHLCLVDLLCAVLLMPLGIVSSSPFFRSVVFTVLECQVYICLNVFLVCASILTITAISIERYYYIVHPMRYEVKMTLNLAVTVIVFIWFKSIILALVTLLGWPVYRGHSTSGTAYCFLHWSQSNNRKVFAIIFTVLCFCLPALVIFTVYCNVYKVARVAARQHGSLPTWATNPKRRSDSINSQTTIITTRSVPQRISRDRIFGGGKAAFTLIVIVGQFLVCWLPYFSFHLHLSLRASLQNLGDMGVAITWLAYSSFAVNPFFYGLLNRQIREELLKLRRCFSTRPVELAASSHDGSAQENFLHFLQRTSCTMETRSSCVISSPRLTLDQTMQNFRIPGQIPEDFS encoded by the coding sequence ATGGAGGGGATGGATCCAGTTTTGGACCCCATGGCTAACAGCTCAACACAGAATTACACAGGTCTCTGGGGACACACTACTCCAAAAATGCACCTGGTGTCTTTGCATGGTGCACAGTTCCACCTAAAAGACTTGGTAGGGATTTTCTTCATGGTGAGCCTGAACATTGTGGCCCTCCTTGCCAACACTGCAGTGATGGTGGTTATAATAAAAGCGCCGCACCTGAGAAAATTTGCTTTTGTTGGCCATCTGTGCTTGGTAGACTTGCTCTGTGCTGTTCTCCTGATGCCCCTGGGCATCGTGTCCAGCTCTCCCTTCTTCCGCTCTGTGGTCTTCACTGTGTTGGAGTGCCAGGTCTACATTTGCCTCAACGTGTTCCTTGTCTGTGCCTCCATCCTCACCATCACCGCTATCAGCATCGAGAGGTACTACTACATTGTTCACCCTATGAGGTACGAGGTAAAAATGACACTCAACCTAGCTGTCACAGTGATAGTCTTCATCTGGTTCAAGTCTATCATCCTGGCTCTAGTTACATTGCTTGGATGGCCAGTTTACAGGGGCCACAGCACCAGCGGAACTGCCTACTGCTTCCTGCACTGGAGTCAGAGCAATaacagaaaagtgtttgctatcATCTTCACTGTGCTGTGCTTCTGCCTTCCAGCCCTAGTGATCTTCACTGTTTACTGTAATGTCTATAAAGTAGCCCGTGTTGCAGCCCGCCAGCACGGATCCCTGCCCACCTGGGCAACCAACCCGAAGCGACGCTCAGACTCTATCAACAGCCAgaccaccatcatcaccacacGCAGTGTCCCCCAGAGGATCTCGAGAGACAGGATCTTTGGAGGAGGCAAAGCAGCATTCACCCTCATTGTCATTGTGGGCCAGTTCCTGGTCTGCTGGCTGCCTTACTTCTCTTTCCACTTGCACCTGTCCCTCAGGGCATCACTCCAGAACCTCGGGGACATGGGGGTGGCTATTACCTGGCTGGCTTATTCCTCCTTTGCGGTCAACCCCTTCTTCTACGGCCTCTTGAATCGACAGATCCGTGAAGAACTTCTTAAGCTGCGGAGGTGCTTCAGCACACGGCCAGTAGAGCTGGCAGCTTCGAGCCATGATGGCTCAGCCCAGGAGAACTTCCTCCATTTCCTGCAGAGGACTAGCTGCACCATGGAGACCCGCTCGAGCTGTGTTATCTCCAGCCCTCGGCTCACGCTAGATCAAACTATGCAGAACTTCAGAATCCCAGGGCAGATCCCTGAAGACTTCAGCTGA